The following is a genomic window from Antechinus flavipes isolate AdamAnt ecotype Samford, QLD, Australia chromosome 3, AdamAnt_v2, whole genome shotgun sequence.
ACTCTCCCCTTTATATTGATAGTTGTACCATTGTCCTGTTCCAGAAACCTCAGGTTCATTCACTTTTTACTCTTCATGTATTAGCAAACTCTTCTTCAGCCTTTGAAAAATCTcttgtatttctgttttcctccatTCTCCTGTCTTAATATCATGCTTGAATTACTGTATGTTCCATCATAATAATTTGGTCAAGTCAGtgacaaacacatatacacatcccACTTCTATCATATTACTCTCCTGGTCAGGAACCTACAGTTCTTTGGCTAACCATATCTGTTACAAATGCTTCAGTCTAGTCCTTCTGCTCTGGCCTCACTATATTGGCTACCTTATTTGCCCATATGCATGCTCAGTGCCAACCAGGTTTTCTTGGCTCCTCCTTGTCTTGTACATAGGCTTTCTGCTCCTTTGACGTGCATGCATTTCTTTAAGTACTAACTGACAAAGAGTCAGTTCAAGTCTTATTCATTATGTTGCCTTCTCCTCCCCCATACCTGGCAGAGaattaaactaattttttaaataagcatgATAGAATCTATTCACATAAATGACTGCTGTCCTCCAAAGTCTTCATTGGGGACCatctcatttacattttattctaggTATGCTTTTGTTGCCCAGAAGAGAGTAGGAATTCTCTGGGTTTGCTTTTTAAGCTAATTTCCAGGGTTTGCAATTTGCAAGAAGAAATCAACTTAACCACATTTTGGTCACTTTGTTGGTTCTCCTTCCCTTCAACCCATGCCAGTTGTGTACCCATCTTGATTATCTATTCATCAGATCAGTTCCAAGTGACATTTTAGCAAAAATTTGTCTGCTCTAAAATTATGCTGTTTtggcaaaagtaaaaaaatatgcaGGCTCTAAATGCAGTTCTAGAAGAGCcctaaaataaatgtgaaataagaaTATTGTAAAGCATAAAGCTTCTCAGAGTAAAcactttgaagaaaaatatttgaatggaTAAATGCCATGATATCTTTAAAATCAGTCATATGTTTTCATATTATATCTGTTAATATCTCTGGGTAGACTTTGTGCTTTATGAGGGCATCCGGCATGCCTATTAAACTACTCTTCCTGTAGTTAGAGGAATTTGGCATATACTTCTTACTTAGCAAAGTGGACATTTATAGAAAAGAGTAGAAATGGGCCTTTATCTCCCAAAGTGAGGAGTACAAATAATTTGTTGGATCCTTTCCATTTAAGGCAGTAGTAAAATGGATAAAGCTGTCCTTAAGAACACCTGGTTTTAGTCCTATTTCTTTAATTGGCAGTTTGCTTCTGAGCCTGTCATTTAATCACTTGATACTCCATCTTAGCAGCTCTCTAAAGACTAAATTTCACTAAAAATCCCTTGTCACTGAGATGACAAGTTCAGATGGTGTCCTGTGCGCATTGGACATAAATGGAAATCCATTCACAACTGATGTTACAACTCCTACAAACAGAATGAGAGTGTGACTAGAAATACTTTAGGAGATTAAAGTTCATAAGTTCTAGGCCCATTTCTTCCCCTCATGTTGTGATTAGTCCAGTTGCTTTTCCAAACTTATTTAGTTTAGTTCTATGAGCCTAGTAGATCTGTGCTATGCCAGCAATTTTTCCCCATCCTCAAGCTTCAGAAGCCATTAGTGAAGTAgcaaaaattcttcctttctgcaacttttttttttctattttgcagaaACTGAATGTTGTGGAACAGGAGAAAATCGATAAGTTAATGATAGAAATGGACGGCTCTGAAAATAAATGTGAGTAGCTGATACCCTTGATCCAAAAGGGTATGGAATTCTCCATATCTAAAGCAATGCATCATTCTATTCAGTGAAGAGCATTACCCATTTGTTCCTCTGTCCATAGAGACTGGAAAGATAGTCTTGGGCTGACAGCTTGGGTGATCATAAGTGTGTGGGTTGGTTCCAGAAGCCAAATTGCAGAGCCCTTCAAGCACAGGAGTGGAATTACGGAatatagatattttcatttttgatttttacaattttttattctcaatttcatgtaaacaaatttttaacatttcaatttttaaaattttgagtttctttctttgaaaagtcAGTTGATATCGATTATACATGTATAGGCATGCAAGACATTTCCCTATTAGCCATATTGTAAAAGTCTTCAAGAGCTGATAACCCATAGAGCTACTACTATATGCATAATACAAAGGATAACTTTTCAGGAAATAAActttatttaacatttcctttttacCATTTTAGCTAAATTTGGTGCAAATGCCATATTGGGAGTGTCTCTGGCTGTTTGTAAGGCTGGAGCTGCTGAGAAAGGTGTCTCCCTGTATCGCCATATTGCTGACCTTGCAGGCAATAGTGAAGTCATCCTTCCAGTTCCAGTAAGTTGATTGTTTCTCTCTGGCCTAGAATATATTCTGACAATGTTTcatgtgatataggttaaattCCACCTCCAACACTAGTCAGAACTTTTTAGTGTTGTGATTATcaaacaaaatactttaaaaaccttaaagcacttcaTGAATACAAAGTATTATTTTCTGGGTCTAATTGGCTCATGCTAGTGCTTTGGGAGGGATGAGCCCAACACAGATGGCACCCTTGTTCTGAAATGGACAAGGACTTTATCAGGGTGTGCGTTGACTGGATTCGGCATCCCAGGGGTATTTGTTCTTTACAGACCCTAGAACAGTTAATTGATGGATCAAATTGATCTCTGTACTTCTCCCCAGGCCTTCAATGTGATCAATGGTGGCTCCCATGCTGGTAACAAGCTGGCCATGCAGGAGTTCATGATCCTCCCTGTTGGAGCAGCAACTTTCAAGGAGGCCATGCGCATTGGGGCTGAGGTCTACCACAACTTGAAGAACGTGATTAAGAAGAAATATGGACAGGATGCCACTAACGTAGGGGACGAGGGTGGCTTTGCTCCTAACATTCTAGAGAATAAAGAAGGTAATGAATCGTGGACTAGAATGAACTGATTTCTGTTTCTGTCCTTGTTGTCCCAACAGGACTGTAGAGATATGGCTCCTCGCCTATTTGGGAGCAAGCCTTACAGTTTTCTGGGCTCTTCAATTGTCATTCTTAGACCTAAGATCAGATTGCTTAGGAGACTTTGCTTTTCATTAAGTAAAAATAGGTGACTTGCTAATCAACTTAAATGTTCAATGATTGATAAGTTCTGTAAGGGTAGTTGTATGCAGTGCCCCAGCTAGCAGTACCCAACCTCCATTTTGCCAGGGGAGAAATTTAGGCCATCTTCAGAGACAGAGCAATAATTCAAGTCCCTCAGTTAATTTTAACTCTTGGTTAAATTTGTTTAAATTACCATAATGCTGTCTCATTGACTTGGCTTGTTCTGATTTTAGTTCTTAGATCTAGTTAAAGGGTGGCAATTGGGTAAATAGAAAGCAAAGGTGAAGGAAATGTTAAGGGATTTAGCCATTGTTCATCTTGAGGGGAAATGGGTCATCAACAGCACCCCATCAGAGAAAGGGAAGACCCTGCAAAGATAGGGAGAAAACATatccccatacacacacatatctccaTCAGGGAGATGCCGTGTCAGAAGGCATGTTTCCTACGTTCTTTCTGATCAAGCTGGGCACTTGGCATTCAGGATTCCACCTCCGTAGTGCTTGTATTTGTTCTTGGATTTTCAGCCACTGATTCCATTTAAACTGCCGCCTTTGAAAAGGCTGATCTCAGCTGCTTACTGTAACTGTAGCTTGGTGAATGCAGCTGTTCCTGAGCAATGAATCTGGGCCAGTTGTCGATGGGGAAGACTGTTCCTTAAAGACCTTACCGAATTTCCTGCTGGGTGACCTTCTAAGAGCTAGGCTACCCCTCAGTTAGAATCAGCTTCTCATTACCAAGGCAGGGAGAGCAAAGGTAACTGGAGCTAGGAACCAGAGCAGttctgtggagactgagtgtctCTTGCCCTCCCTGTTAAACTCCCTGCTTGAGACCTATTGAAGTGAGATTTCTGTTTTCACCTACAGTGTTTTCTTACCTTCTTTTCCACTGCCATCTTTTCCAGCTCTGGAGCTGCTGAAAGAAGCCATTGGTAAAGCCGGTTATACTGATAAGGTTGTGATTGGTATGGACGTGGCTGCCTCAGAATTCTTCCGCTCTGGGAAATATGACTTGGATTTCAAGTCTCCTGATGATCCCAACCGATACATCTCTCCTTCTGAGCTCGGGGACCTCTACAAGACCTTCATCAAGGACTATCCAGGTACGAGCCCACCAACTGCATCTGGTTCCACAGACCAGCTCTGTGATCATGATCACATTATTGAATATCTCGGAATTAATTTGCTCATTGGTAAAATGATGGGCTTACATTCCGTGATTTGGATCCtttcctatgattctatgaaaagaATATGTGATGGTCTGAGACACCAggtttttttaatgatgaagGAACAAAATGATACAAGGCATCTCATGACCTCTAGCGACTTGAGGTCGTACATGTGGTGATCTAATTACTCCCTAGGTTGTTTCTGTAAAGCACAATAGTAGTCTTGTGGAAGCACATTCACTATAATTCTGGAGTCATAAAGGTTAGCTGGTTCTTGTTACTACTACTCTGGCTGTCCCATGTAATGagagtttgctttttaaaaatctattccaGAAGTCCACGTTATTTTTATACCCTGCTAAAGGATTGTTTATGCAGGGAAACTTGTTTTGGTTGAGTTTTGAGCATAAAAACTTATGCTCATTTTGGCTTCACTCTGGGTTATGGATTTTGAAGTTTGGGAATGTGTTTATACGCAATGCCTTGTCTTTTTCCTTAGTGGTGTCCATTGAAGATCCCTTTGACCAAGATGACTGGGGGGCTTGGAAGGATTTCACTGCCACTGCAGGCATCCAGGTGGTAGGGGATGATCTCACAGTGACCAATCCCAAGCGCATTGAAAAGGCTGTGAATGAGAAAGCCTGCAACTGCCTTCTCCTCAAAGTGAACCAGATTGGCTCCGTGACCGAGTCTCTCCAGGCGTGAGTCCTTTTTGGGGACACCGGGATAAACTATCAGGAGAGAGCAGGGCTCGGGCTTCTAAGGAGCCATCTCAATCCAGTGCAGAAAGGAAATACCCCCTACTCTATCCCTCTTCCCCTATATTCCCCTACCTGGTTGACCATGGTCAAGTCACCTCAGCTCTCACCTGACTGCTTGTCTGTAAGGTGAAATTTATAgcttattatgtatatatgtgtatgtataactATTTATAGTTTTTATTAACCACTTGTTGTAATGTTGTGAATGTGACATTGTATAATAGGGCAGTATGAATGATAGTTCTTGAGAAGAGTCTGTTGCATGTTATTCTGTTCTGGTTACCTAGATTAAGCTTTCCCTTCAAAACTCAAGCTTTGAATTGATCTTGAATTAACGTTTCAAAGAGTCTTTTCCTTTGCCTTTAATATCAGGAATTTGAGGATAATCAGAGCCTAGTTCAAGGCCCAACCAGACAGTGAGTTTTCTGCTCAGTTCAGCTGGTCTATTGCCAAGATGACCCTAGAATATTAGCAAGAATTACTGTAGGAAGTCTACTTTCTCAGCTGTAAATTAGTAAATTATTCAACTGCTGCTAGAGGTCTGGTAGTGATTTAGCATTATAATGTGACTTATGTATGTTAATGCTTTTTATGACATCCTACCAAGTAAAAATAGTATATTGTCGTTTTAAAGATGAGAATACAGATttaattttaagtgacttgcctgagattCCATTGAGCAGTGCTGAAACTAACCCAACTCTTGAGGTTGAGATTGGTTCATCACATTGCTATAAGGGATAGAGGGAATCAATTTGTCAGCCTTCACAGGGAGATGGTCCAATAGTGCTGGAGAGTTTAGTCACATGATTGTTGTAGATGAGGTGCGGTGGGGATTTTGAGAGGCTtgatagaaatataaacaattgttgtcttgctttaattttcttgtaTGACTTCTAGGTGCAAGCTGGCACAGTCCAATGGGTGGGGAGTAATGGTTTCCCATCGTTCTGGAGAGACTGAAGACACCTTCATTGCAGACCTGGTGGTGGGTCTCTGCACTGGGCAGGTAAGGACTAGCTCCAGCGGAAGTATCTAACCTGTGCTATAATGCTTTTTCAGCAAGCTGCATGCTGGGGCTTTGGGAGTGGTAATTTATCCTAGAGAGAGCTACATAGCTCTCTCTTATCTATAGATACCTCTGTCCATCTCGCATCTTAAAGGGTGGACAATGCCCTaggtttctcccattagattatttGTTGAGTTCATGTCTAATATTGGTCTTTCCCTCAAAATGCAAGTCTTCATATTATTCctgacttgatttttcttccaGATCAAGACTGGTGCCCCTTGCCGATCTGAGCGTCTAGCCAAGTATAACCAGCTTCTTAGGTAAGGAGATGCTTTTTAATGGGCCTTTGGGGGGGGAAAAACTAAAAGGCTGCCTTTGTGCAAAAGATTTCTTAGCATTGTCAATTCTCCAAGTAAATGTTGGCTCACTCTACTTTCTTTGGTGGCAAAAAATTCtgtaggaaaatataaaatattcctcCTTCATTTAACCTCAGCAATTGAATTTCTTTGTATGAGCTTTCAGAAGAGGACTTCTTTGTCCTACTGCCACCCTCTGGTGATTTAGAGAAGGAACCAGGATCCTTCTTAACCTGGATCATCAAACTATCAGAGAAGAAATATCATCACTCATTTTGAGGAAATTATATCAAGCTTTATTGCACACTCCTCTTCTGAGTTCTCTCACCCATCCCTGTTAGGACATCCTGAACATAACAAGGTTTTTCAAATTCACCACGTGTGCATATTCCTAGTCCAGAAGATCATAGTTATTCAAAATCTATCTCCTTGAACATATGATTAAGCTTGATCTCTTTTTGTGTTTGGTCAATGAGTTTTTCCTCAGACATTGAGCCTTTCTCAAGATTCTCAAGaaggtttttacattttttaatgtaGTAATGGCCCTCAGCTTCATTTGGGAcgttttctttcttcatttgcttATTTCCATGCATACCTGATCTTTTCAACATCCCTCCTTCAAAATATTGACTTCCAGAGTTTTTGaggtgttttggggttttttttgtttcttttgttttgttcccTTTGAAGTGTTCAAGACTTGACAGGGGCAGGGAAAAAGGAGTAATAAGCATTCAATTCCTGCTATATGCCACTGCCTGGCATCCCCGTGGTGTATTCTGGAGAACGAGATCTTAGAGGGCTCCTGAACTTTCTGGGCCACAGAGTGTCAGCCATTTGTAACCTAATAATGGGAATCTGGCCGGCTCTGGATATAGATGGATTGATTAGTAAATGTGTTGCCTTGGTGCTCTCCATGGTTATGCTACCTGTGTTTCTTCCCCCGCAGAATCGAGGAAGAACTGGGCAGCAAGGCTAGGTTTGCcggaaggaacttcagaaatcCTCAGGCCAAGTAAACTGCTTGGCAGGGAAGCCTCCGAGCTAAAAGCTAGCAGGCTCCAGTCACCTCCGTAGAAGTCTGCTCCTGTCCTGCGAGTGGGCAGCGCCAAGTACTAGACCAGTTTTGTTCTGGGGGCAGGGGCCTCTGCTGTGtaacttccctctcccctccacctCTCTGTGATGTTCTCACTGCTTCCTTAGAACTGTCTTATCAGAGACTGTCCCTGATCATCTGCACCTCTGTCAGAAGGCCTTATTGTCTTGTGACTGGGCTAAAGTGACCTGTTCTCACCCCTCCCTTGTTGGTATGTGGAGCCATATGTTTGTGATGCAGCCCCAAAAAGCCCACAGGCAGATCCTTAGTGGCTTCTCTGTGCAGAATAAAAGTATTCAGTAACCCTCTGGAAACCGTGTCTGTTTATCTCGGGGCTGGGGCTGTTGAGAGTGGGAGTATAGATGTCGATGAATGCAAAAGTGCAGGTTGGAATGCCTCAAGCATACAAAGAACCAGTCTTGCCCCTAATGGCCGGAAGGATGTGTCAACAGGTAAATGTAGGTGAAAAATCATTTCAAGAGGGAGAATGTGGTGACTCAAGATTAAGAAAGGCCCTGGACAGGTTTGGAGGAGAAGCCTGAGCCTGGAAAATCAGTCGGGCTTTTGATAGTCCAGGCAAAAGATAGTGAAGGATGGAAATAAGGCTAGAGTCCACATGAAGACTGGGAAGCGGATAATGGAAGTAAAGGGATCGACAAGGTCTGTCCCCTGAGGGGGGTTGGCAGGGATGGAAAATCAAGAATGGCTAGAAAAATAAACCTTAGTGACTGACAGGATGGATGGTCACGTCTACCGGGAAATTGTGGGGAGGAGTCTTTTGGGCCATAATAAAGATCCAAGGTGACTTAGATCAGCAGTGCTCCTGGTGTGGATGGGCTTGGGGTAAGTCCTGCAAGATAGATTCAGTCAGTACAGTCACCAAAATAAAAGGCCATCAGTGAGCAAACAAGACAAGCATTTTAGATGAGTAGAGGAAATAGATCAAGAGATGTCTGGTTCTATATTGATACATGAAGAaagcagatcttttttttttccctgaggcaattgaggttaagtgacttgcccaggatcacacagctaggtgaTCAATTTTGAACTcccatcctcctgacttcaggactggttccCACTGAGCCACCTCGCTGACTCCCAAAAGCCTTGAAGTCATCTAATAAGATGGTTTCAAGTAAGTGTCATGTCAAGTAAGGACCATGCACTTGGCCCAAAATGAATCCTTTTTTGCAATTAGTTCATATTCTAGTGGGGGAAACATGTAAAAAAGCATAAATGTAAAAGTTGTAGGTACTAAGTTTAATAATAGCTTGCACCTAATaccctatgccaagataaggtcaaaatgggttcatgatttagtcctactacaagcaaattagaacatctgtggagaaggaagggacttATGGCTAAAGAAGAGCTggaatgaaatgcaaaatggataattttaattttttgtgcaaacaaaattgacaaaagacaaaattagaaaggaagcagagaatGGGCAAAAATCTTTACATACAtctaaggcctcatttctaaaatatttagggaATTGACTCAAGAATACAAGCCATCTCTGGTGAATGTATGGTAATGGCTCCCCAGTAATGAGAACACAACCCTGAATCTGGGTCAGTAACAAGTCTGTTAAACAGCcacatattaataaaatgaaagagttgagaGAAGAGTTGAATTGTCAGGGCAGCATTTACTCTATATCTTCGCAATAATGACATAGCTCCAATGAGTGTGTGCAAAACATCATCTATTTTAGGTCTTTGTAGACTGTTTTCTTCAGGATCATCCAGAAAGGCTGGCATGTAGTTATTAAGTTCTGATTGAAGACAATGAACCAAATATTTAAATGCCATTTGAACCAAGTGTGCTAAAATGTCCTGGGCATCCAGAGTGATTCGGCTGAGATCACGGTCCTGCTTAATGAAGTTGAGTAATTCTGATGTATTTGCCATCCAAAAGGCAAGTGCTCCTGCAATATTCTGCTTCTGAATAACTCCTTCCATCATGCTCACCATCTTGTTAACTATGGCAATGACTTTATGGGTACGCTCTGTAGGGCTGATTTCAGGTCTGTATTGATTTGACAGTACATACCGACATGccatatataacacatatgtaGGTGATAGTTTAAAATGCACTGTAGAACTATTCGTATAATTTATAATAGCTGATAAAAATGAATCTTCAGGACTTTCCCTGAATTCTATACTTGCAGGCAGTATTAATTCAGGACC
Proteins encoded in this region:
- the LOC127555910 gene encoding alpha-enolase isoform X1; the protein is MSILRIYAREIFDSRGNPTVEVDLYTGKGLFRAAVPSGASTGVHEALELRDNDKTRYMGKGVSKAVEHINKTIAPSLVSKKLNVVEQEKIDKLMIEMDGSENKSKFGANAILGVSLAVCKAGAAEKGVSLYRHIADLAGNSEVILPVPAFNVINGGSHAGNKLAMQEFMILPVGAATFKEAMRIGAEVYHNLKNVIKKKYGQDATNVGDEGGFAPNILENKEALELLKEAIGKAGYTDKVVIGMDVAASEFFRSGKYDLDFKSPDDPNRYISPSELGDLYKTFIKDYPVVSIEDPFDQDDWGAWKDFTATAGIQVVGDDLTVTNPKRIEKAVNEKACNCLLLKVNQIGSVTESLQACKLAQSNGWGVMVSHRSGETEDTFIADLVVGLCTGQIKTGAPCRSERLAKYNQLLRIEEELGSKARFAGRNFRNPQAK
- the LOC127555910 gene encoding alpha-enolase isoform X2, which codes for MSILRIYAREIFDSRGNPTVEVDLYTGKGLFRAAVPSGASTGVHEALELRDNDKTRYMGKGVSRPVKYVNEFLATALCTQKLNVVEQEKIDKLMIEMDGSENKSKFGANAILGVSLAVCKAGAAEKGVSLYRHIADLAGNSEVILPVPAFNVINGGSHAGNKLAMQEFMILPVGAATFKEAMRIGAEVYHNLKNVIKKKYGQDATNVGDEGGFAPNILENKEALELLKEAIGKAGYTDKVVIGMDVAASEFFRSGKYDLDFKSPDDPNRYISPSELGDLYKTFIKDYPVVSIEDPFDQDDWGAWKDFTATAGIQVVGDDLTVTNPKRIEKAVNEKACNCLLLKVNQIGSVTESLQACKLAQSNGWGVMVSHRSGETEDTFIADLVVGLCTGQIKTGAPCRSERLAKYNQLLRIEEELGSKARFAGRNFRNPQAK